A region of the bacterium genome:
CGCGCGCCGCGTCCCGCCGTGGTTCCTGCGTCTTTCGTTCTCGTTGTACCCCGTGGAACCCTTCCCCACAGCATCGGGGAGCCGGTGCGCGTGTCCGCTATTTCTTCACCACCATGGTCGGTTGAGCCGCCGCGGACGGGGAGACCTCGAAGGTGCCGTACATGCCGAGGAGGGCGTGCCCAGGGAACCCGCAGATCAAGAGATACTTGCCGGCTTTGTTGACGGTGAATTGAACCGTCGCACTCTGCCCCTTCGTGATACCCACTTGGGCGTTTTTCATCACGGCCCCGGGAAAGGCCGGCGTAGAGGTCGCGGCCGCCGGCAGCGTGGTCGTGAACGGGATGACCTCCATGCTGTGAGGGAGGGTCCCATTGTTCGACAAGGTCAGTTGGACCGTGGC
Encoded here:
- a CDS encoding sulfocyanin-like copper-binding protein codes for the protein ATVQLTLSNNGTLPHSMEVIPFTTTLPAAATSTPAFPGAVMKNAQVGITKGQSATVQFTVNKAGKYLLICGFPGHALLGMYGTFEVSPSAAAQPTMVVKK